The DNA region CAGTATTTGAGTAGCCATGGGATGAAGTTTAACGCGCACCAGGATGGGTTTTGGATTTCAGACGGGGCTCAAGGGTTACCGGGTGTTACGGTGAAAGCCACGCGTAATGTCCCGTAACGTCCGCGTCCAGCCACGTAACACAGCGCAGCGCGCAGTTCTCTACGCTGTGTCTTACCGAATGCAGGCCGTCCACTTTACCGGTTGCATCGTCGGCTATTCCATTACAGGGAGTCTCACATGTCCACCAAAAAGATCTCGCGCGTTCTAGCCGTTGCCGCCACCGCTCTCGCCATCGGCGCGGGCGCCGCCTATGCCGCACAACCCGCCGAGCATGGCGGCCCCGGTGGCTGGCATGGCCACTTCATGAAGGAATTGACGCAACTGCACGATCAGTTGAAGCTCAATGCGGATCAGGAAAAGCAATGGCAAGCCGCGCTGGACACCATGAAGCAGAACCACGAGGCCATGCGCGCCAACCATGAGCAGATCAAGAACCAGTTCAAGGCCGCGCAGCAGCAGCCGATCCTGGACCTGAACGCCATGGCTGCCGCACACCAGCAGGTCGAGCAGAAAGACGCGCAACTGCGTCAGCAAACCACCGACGCCTGGCTCAAGTTCTACAACGGCCTGAACGACCAGCAGAAGACCACCGTCAGCACGGCGCTCAAGCAGCGCTTTGCGAAGATGGAGTCGCGTCATGAAAAGATGCACGAGCGCTGGGAGCAGCGTAAGGGCCCGGCATCGGCGCCCGCGGCCAATCAGTAAGTAGCCCGCTCAAAGCAGGCGAGCGCCTGACTCGGCCGCCTGCGCCGCCGGATGCGAAAACGCCACGGAGGTTTTGCCTTCCCTGGCGTTTCTTTTGTTACACGGCGTACTCGCATCGCTCGCGTCGAGCATGCGTTAAACGAAGACGGCAGCGCTGGCCTAACGCAAGAGTCTTAACCGTTCAGCGGCCCAAGATCGAACAGCAGCACTTCCGCGTCCTCGCCCTTCTCCAGTGTCACCGTATCGGTTTCGCTGAGCTTGGCGGCGTCGCCCGCGCGAAGCGCCTCGCCGTTCACCGTCACTGCGCCACGCGCCAC from Paraburkholderia aromaticivorans includes:
- a CDS encoding periplasmic heavy metal sensor encodes the protein MSTKKISRVLAVAATALAIGAGAAYAAQPAEHGGPGGWHGHFMKELTQLHDQLKLNADQEKQWQAALDTMKQNHEAMRANHEQIKNQFKAAQQQPILDLNAMAAAHQQVEQKDAQLRQQTTDAWLKFYNGLNDQQKTTVSTALKQRFAKMESRHEKMHERWEQRKGPASAPAANQ